In Bacteroidota bacterium, a genomic segment contains:
- the mscL gene encoding large conductance mechanosensitive channel protein MscL, with translation MGFVQEFKAFAMRGNVVDLAIGVVIGGAFGKIVSSLIDDVITPLLLKPALEAAHMTKLDELVALGTVKYGTFLAAVINFIIVAFVLFMIIKGMNAAKKKEEEAAVPAAPPAPTKEELLLTEIRDILGKNSKS, from the coding sequence ATGGGATTTGTACAAGAATTTAAAGCCTTTGCAATGCGAGGCAATGTAGTAGACCTAGCGATAGGGGTTGTAATTGGTGGAGCTTTTGGAAAAATAGTAAGCTCATTAATTGATGATGTAATTACTCCTCTGCTGTTAAAACCAGCATTAGAAGCCGCACATATGACTAAACTAGATGAATTAGTTGCACTAGGGACAGTAAAATATGGAACTTTTTTAGCAGCAGTAATTAATTTTATAATTGTGGCTTTCGTTCTTTTTATGATTATAAAAGGCATGAATGCAGCTAAGAAAAAAGAAGAAGAGGCAGCAGTTCCAGCGGCACCTCCGGCTCCTACAAAAGAAGAATTGTTGCTAACAGAAATTAGAGACATACTAGGGAAAAATTCTAAATCCTAA